The Dokdonella koreensis DS-123 genome has a segment encoding these proteins:
- a CDS encoding APC family permease translates to MSASAPGSPGPLHGEGALVRAMGPVVLTAAIVNIIVGAGIFMLPALLFTRMGSAAPLAFLAGAVAIVPIALCFAAIGSRALATGGPYTYVGVAFGPFAGFLAGALAWICNLASSAGVAAALLGQLAHFVPSLAAPVPRAAVLVLVYGLLVALNAFGIRLGARAILALATLKLTPLFVLAAIGLLLVGVDGVDWIAIPSWSALGTSMVLVMFAYSGMETALIPSGEVRDPARHVPRATLAAIVLVVLLYVGIQVVCQGVLGGDLAGSTAPIAAAAGTLWTPGYGLLLATACVSMAGFLMGNLLGSSRLLFALGRDGWLPSAFGRVSARHHVPLLAILAHGAIGCALAIAGSFETLALISGGANCLLYVGVALAAWQAQRKDLRERGAPFVLPGGPLIPLLAVLAMAAIVATLTQAEWLAIALALAGLVVVYAALRGLRARRRG, encoded by the coding sequence ATGTCCGCATCCGCTCCCGGTTCCCCCGGTCCGCTGCACGGCGAAGGCGCCCTGGTCCGGGCGATGGGGCCGGTCGTGCTGACCGCGGCGATCGTCAACATCATCGTCGGCGCCGGCATCTTCATGCTGCCGGCCCTGCTGTTCACGCGGATGGGCAGCGCCGCGCCGCTGGCGTTCCTGGCCGGCGCGGTGGCGATCGTGCCGATCGCGCTGTGCTTCGCCGCGATCGGCAGCCGCGCGCTCGCGACCGGCGGACCCTATACCTATGTCGGCGTCGCCTTCGGCCCGTTCGCCGGTTTCCTGGCCGGCGCGCTGGCCTGGATCTGCAACCTCGCCTCCAGCGCCGGCGTCGCCGCGGCGCTGCTCGGCCAGCTCGCGCACTTCGTGCCGTCGCTGGCGGCGCCGGTGCCGCGCGCGGCCGTACTGGTGCTGGTCTACGGACTGCTGGTCGCGCTCAATGCCTTCGGCATCCGCCTGGGCGCACGGGCGATCCTGGCGCTGGCCACGCTCAAGCTGACGCCGCTGTTCGTGCTGGCCGCGATCGGCCTGCTGCTGGTCGGCGTCGACGGGGTGGACTGGATCGCGATTCCGTCATGGAGCGCGCTCGGCACGTCGATGGTGCTGGTGATGTTCGCGTACTCGGGCATGGAGACGGCCTTGATCCCGTCCGGCGAGGTGCGCGATCCGGCGCGCCACGTGCCGCGCGCCACACTGGCCGCGATCGTGCTGGTGGTGCTGCTCTACGTCGGCATCCAGGTGGTCTGCCAGGGCGTGCTCGGCGGCGATCTGGCCGGCAGCACGGCACCGATCGCGGCGGCGGCCGGTACGTTGTGGACGCCCGGCTACGGCCTGCTGCTGGCGACCGCCTGCGTATCGATGGCGGGGTTCCTGATGGGCAACCTGCTCGGCTCGTCGCGGTTGCTGTTCGCGCTCGGCCGCGACGGCTGGCTGCCGTCCGCGTTCGGGCGCGTCAGCGCGCGCCATCACGTGCCGCTGCTGGCGATCCTGGCCCACGGCGCGATCGGCTGCGCGCTGGCGATCGCCGGCAGCTTCGAGACCCTCGCCTTGATCTCCGGCGGTGCCAACTGCCTGCTCTACGTGGGCGTCGCCCTGGCTGCGTGGCAGGCGCAGCGCAAGGACCTGCGCGAGCGCGGTGCGCCGTTCGTGCTGCCGGGCGGGCCGCTGATCCCGCTGCTGGCGGTGCTGGCGATGGCGGCGATCGTGGCGACCCTGACGCAGGCGGAGTGGCTGGCGATCGCGCTGGCGCTGGCCGGGCTGGTGGTCGTGTACGCCGCGCTGCGCGGGCTGCGGGCGCGGCGCCGCGGCTGA